CGTTGCCAATCCTCCGGACTTCCACGCAAAGCGAAGATTTTGACTGCGCCGTGATCGGACTCTTCGTTTTGGACAACAGGCCTGATCACGATTGCATCCTCGGACGCAAGCACGTGTTGATACGTGGGTTTCCGTAGCGCAGCACCGCCACGTCCCTCATGTCCCCAGGATGCACAAAACTCATCCCAATGGCGGACGGGAACCTCTACTGTCGTTGGCGCCACATAGCTAATCTCCTGCTTTGGTTTAGTCGAGCATCCGGTGACAGCGATGCTGATTAATAGCGCAATCATTAAGGTTTGATGCTTCACGATACTGTCTCTGTCTGAGGATGACAGTGAGGATAAAGGCCCTTGTTATCGCGCGTCGTTGTTGTCTGCCCCCACCGGGGGGGTCAATAGCGACGGGTATCCACTCCATCAATTGGCATCATTTCAGTCACAAGAACTGAATTGGTGCGTTGAATTGTTCAGAAATGCTTTAGCTAGGTTTTTTGGTCGCCGCCAGGCAGCCCATTCTATTCCTGAGCCCAAACATCCAGTTCACGTCCTGCTTTCTCCTGAAGTAATCAAAGGACTCCAGGATGGGGACGAACATATGCTGCGTTACCCTCCATTCATCAGCGGGTACCCCGCGCTGATTCGTGGGGGAGATTTACTGAAGCTTCACGTCGACAAATTGACCAAAATTCAGACGACTCTGGGCTTAAGGCCGGAAGAGTTTGAAGAGTTGGTTATGCCCGTTTTGCGGGCATACGCAGATTACGTTCATCTCCTTCCGGCGTCCGAGCTTCACCATCACCGTGGCCCTGGCCCTGGCGGTTTGATGCGGCACGGTATCGAGGTCGCCGCCTTCGCGGTTCTCAAGTCCAACAATGCAGTGTTTGATCACGATAAATATCCGCAAGAGAAGTCCAAGCGCGAGAAGCCTTGGCGAGTTGCTGCGATGTGCGCGGGGTTAATCCATGACGCTGGAAAGCCGCTGACAGATCTGCGAGTGACAGATGAGACGGGAGAAAAAGTATGGGCTCCTGTGGAGGAGTCGTTGCTTGAATGGGCAAACCATCAAAGCGTGGCCCGGTATTACCTCCATTGGAATGCAAATCGTCACAAGGTTCATAAACACCTCTCGGCGACGATGGTTGACACGCTTATTCCTCGTAAAACCCGCGGCTGGATAATGAATGCTGGCCAAGACATCTACGCGTCCATGGTCAACGCAATCAGTGGCAACAGCATGCAAATGGGTGGGCAAATCTTTTTCGGACGTGAGTAGTAGGACCTACCTCAGTACCTTGGAGCGGGGACAGAAATGTCCGACGCTCGAGAAAGTGGTTGAACTGGCCTCCGTACTGCAGGTTCACCCGCTGACGTTA
This region of Pseudomonas mandelii genomic DNA includes:
- the mobH gene encoding MobH family relaxase; translation: MLRYPPFISGYPALIRGGDLLKLHVDKLTKIQTTLGLRPEEFEELVMPVLRAYADYVHLLPASELHHHRGPGPGGLMRHGIEVAAFAVLKSNNAVFDHDKYPQEKSKREKPWRVAAMCAGLIHDAGKPLTDLRVTDETGEKVWAPVEESLLEWANHQSVARYYLHWNANRHKVHKHLSATMVDTLIPRKTRGWIMNAGQDIYASMVNAISGNSMQMGGQIFFGRE
- a CDS encoding helix-turn-helix domain-containing protein, with the protein product MLAKTSTRPWSTQSVATACKWVGKSFSDVSSRTYLSTLERGQKCPTLEKVVELASVLQVHPLTLIAESFLVLEPGQTLEALLDVVQCEARPV